In Xenorhabdus nematophila ATCC 19061, one DNA window encodes the following:
- a CDS encoding acyl-CoA dehydrogenase family protein — protein MERYEIHPLVDVAKNFSDNILRPSAGLIDHQGKVPDEIITEMATLGLLGAILPKEYGGQGIDPLSYGYLTEEIGKGCNSTRALLTVHTSLVGETIVKLGSQIQKEKYLPAMARGEKIACFALSEPEAGSDANAIKTRYEVTENGFRINGNKKWITYSGIADLFLIFAKCEEKVSAFIVEFGVEGLTRKPMSGLMASRGAYLSELNFDNVEIPKESLVGREGEGFSFVANTALYFGRYSIAWAGVAIAHAAMEEMVTYARKRKQFGQKIAQHQLIQGIIADSATAFYAAKAACEKIGHMRNQGDHNAIMETNIAKYNSSAVAMLVANNAVQVLGGNGLSNKYPVERLYREAKVLEIIEGTNQIQQMLISQHALRGFYRKGSVIE, from the coding sequence ATGGAGCGATATGAAATTCATCCTTTGGTGGATGTGGCAAAAAATTTTTCAGATAACATATTAAGACCCTCCGCAGGTTTGATTGATCATCAAGGTAAAGTGCCTGATGAGATTATTACTGAGATGGCAACACTGGGTTTATTAGGGGCTATTTTGCCGAAAGAATATGGCGGGCAAGGCATAGATCCCCTTTCTTATGGTTATTTAACTGAAGAAATAGGTAAAGGGTGTAATTCAACGCGTGCTTTGTTGACAGTGCATACCAGTTTAGTCGGTGAAACGATTGTAAAGCTGGGCAGCCAGATACAAAAGGAAAAATACCTGCCTGCAATGGCAAGGGGTGAGAAAATAGCGTGTTTCGCTTTATCCGAACCTGAAGCCGGTTCTGATGCCAACGCGATTAAAACCCGGTATGAAGTGACAGAAAATGGTTTCAGGATCAATGGCAATAAAAAATGGATTACTTATTCGGGCATTGCTGACCTGTTCCTTATTTTTGCCAAATGTGAAGAAAAAGTCAGTGCGTTTATCGTTGAGTTCGGTGTTGAAGGATTAACGAGAAAGCCGATGTCCGGTTTAATGGCAAGTCGTGGCGCTTATTTGTCAGAACTGAATTTTGATAATGTCGAAATACCTAAAGAGAGTTTAGTCGGGCGTGAGGGAGAAGGGTTCAGCTTTGTTGCGAATACCGCGCTTTATTTTGGTCGTTACAGCATTGCCTGGGCGGGTGTGGCGATTGCCCATGCGGCAATGGAAGAAATGGTGACTTATGCCCGGAAAAGAAAACAGTTCGGTCAGAAAATTGCCCAACATCAACTGATTCAAGGGATTATTGCGGATTCTGCGACGGCATTTTATGCCGCCAAAGCGGCCTGTGAAAAGATCGGGCATATGAGGAATCAAGGCGATCACAATGCCATTATGGAAACAAATATCGCCAAATATAACAGTTCGGCTGTCGCTATGCTGGTCGCCAATAATGCCGTTCAGGTCCTTGGCGGAAATGGATTATCCAACAAATATCCGGTAGAAAGATTATACCGTGAAGCCAAAGTGTTGGAGATTATAGAAGGAACGAATCAAATCCAACAAATGTTAATATCACAACATGCTTTGCGTGGTTTTTACAGGAAAGGCTCGGTTATTGAGTAA
- a CDS encoding acyl carrier protein — translation MKDLETIAKEIREFIENNISVFDDEVELLDDTNIFTSGLVNSLFAMRLLCFIEEKCAVTIPDEYIERENFVSINAMLNLINKIRG, via the coding sequence ATGAAAGATCTGGAAACTATCGCCAAAGAAATTCGTGAATTTATTGAAAATAATATCTCTGTATTTGATGATGAAGTTGAATTACTGGATGACACAAATATATTTACAAGTGGTTTGGTGAATTCACTTTTTGCCATGCGCTTACTTTGTTTTATTGAAGAAAAATGTGCCGTTACCATTCCTGATGAGTATATAGAGCGCGAGAACTTTGTTTCAATAAATGCAATGCTGAACCTTATTAATAAAATCAGAGGGTAA
- a CDS encoding HAD-IIIC family phosphatase, whose protein sequence is MMDDLTNNQVNSEIPVKCIIWDLDNTLWDGVLSEGDDIKLKPGIEKIIDQLDKMGVLQSIASRNEASDALDMLEKFNLKHYFIYPQIHWGAKSSSIENIQESLNIAADTFIFIDDQPLERDEVNAKFPEVTCIDALEYQSILHLPRIANMEISDDAKLRRQRYQEDILRKEEEEEFVGTSEEFLSQLDMKFYIAKAKSEDLLRAEELTQRTNQLNSTGITYSRERLNELINSDEYGVFVFELIDKYGSYGKIGLALVQYKGEVDYIKLLLMSCRTLSRGVGSIALNYIMQQAKAKAHKLYAEFKRTPRNRQMFVTYQFAGFKETEKLADETIIFEHELENVPDFPYYVDVIINN, encoded by the coding sequence ATGATGGATGATTTGACCAATAATCAGGTAAATAGCGAAATACCGGTAAAATGTATCATTTGGGATTTGGATAACACGTTGTGGGACGGGGTGCTTTCCGAAGGTGATGATATTAAATTAAAGCCGGGAATAGAGAAAATTATTGACCAATTGGATAAAATGGGCGTTTTGCAATCCATTGCAAGCCGGAATGAAGCCTCCGATGCTTTGGATATGCTGGAAAAATTCAATTTAAAGCATTATTTTATTTATCCTCAAATTCATTGGGGAGCCAAGTCTTCCTCTATTGAAAATATTCAGGAAAGTTTAAATATTGCCGCAGATACTTTTATTTTTATTGATGACCAACCCTTAGAACGGGATGAAGTTAATGCTAAATTCCCGGAAGTGACTTGCATTGATGCGTTGGAATATCAATCAATACTGCACTTGCCCCGAATTGCCAATATGGAAATATCGGATGACGCAAAATTAAGAAGGCAGAGATATCAGGAAGATATCTTACGGAAAGAAGAAGAAGAGGAATTTGTCGGCACTTCAGAAGAGTTTCTTAGTCAACTTGATATGAAGTTTTATATTGCCAAAGCCAAATCAGAAGATCTCCTGCGCGCAGAAGAGCTGACGCAAAGAACGAATCAACTTAATTCAACCGGTATTACTTATAGCAGAGAACGATTAAATGAATTAATCAACTCAGATGAATATGGTGTATTTGTTTTTGAGTTGATAGATAAATATGGCTCTTATGGAAAAATAGGATTGGCCTTAGTTCAATATAAAGGTGAGGTTGATTATATTAAATTATTGTTAATGTCCTGTAGAACACTTTCCCGTGGCGTTGGAAGTATTGCATTGAATTATATTATGCAGCAGGCGAAAGCAAAAGCGCATAAATTATATGCTGAATTTAAACGTACACCTCGTAATCGACAAATGTTTGTTACTTATCAATTTGCAGGCTTTAAAGAAACAGAAAAACTTGCAGATGAAACAATCATTTTTGAGCATGAATTAGAGAATGTACCTGATTTTCCTTACTATGTTGATGTCATTATAAATAATTAG
- a CDS encoding 3-hydroxyacyl-CoA dehydrogenase family protein, whose amino-acid sequence MKISIIGAGVMGLDTAITCAAYGHNISLIDISSDVLANLDSRMSREFRSYRMLKPEFNALNLAELKNRIQFDSSYKAVEGSDWIIENVTEDWSIKQKVYAAITPYIKPETYVTANTSCISITKIASVLPFPQNVLGLHFMNPVPIKKCVEVIQGFHTSEQTLIDAKKFLQGIGKNPVVVEDFPGFVSNRLSHLFMNEAAFLVQDHVASPQDVDRIFKEGYGHAMGPLETADLIGLDTVVNSLHVLYESYQDPKYRCCPLLKKMVEAGHLGRKSGKGFFNYTNSEY is encoded by the coding sequence TTGAAAATATCAATTATCGGTGCTGGTGTGATGGGGCTGGACACGGCGATAACCTGTGCTGCATATGGTCATAATATATCACTTATAGATATATCTTCAGATGTTCTGGCTAACCTTGATTCAAGAATGTCACGTGAATTCCGTTCATATCGGATGCTGAAACCTGAATTCAATGCGCTGAATTTGGCCGAATTGAAAAATAGAATTCAATTTGATTCATCTTATAAAGCGGTTGAAGGCAGTGATTGGATTATTGAGAATGTGACTGAAGATTGGTCGATTAAACAGAAAGTTTATGCAGCAATAACACCGTACATTAAACCTGAAACTTATGTTACTGCAAATACAAGCTGTATATCTATCACAAAAATTGCTTCCGTTTTACCGTTCCCGCAAAATGTATTGGGATTGCATTTTATGAACCCAGTACCGATTAAAAAATGTGTTGAAGTCATCCAGGGTTTCCATACTTCCGAACAGACATTAATTGATGCAAAAAAATTCTTACAGGGAATTGGAAAAAATCCGGTGGTTGTAGAAGACTTTCCTGGATTTGTTTCAAACCGGCTTTCTCATTTATTCATGAACGAAGCAGCATTTCTGGTACAGGATCATGTAGCGAGTCCGCAGGATGTAGATCGTATTTTCAAAGAAGGATACGGCCATGCTATGGGGCCACTGGAAACCGCCGATTTGATTGGTCTGGATACCGTTGTTAATTCTTTACACGTTCTTTATGAAAGTTACCAAGATCCGAAATACCGCTGTTGTCCTCTGTTAAAGAAAATGGTGGAAGCGGGGCATCTGGGTAGGAAAAGTGGTAAAGGATTTTTCAATTATACAAATTCGGAATATTGA